The Legionella lansingensis DNA window GTATCAAATAAAACATCTGCTTTCTTTTCAGCTTCAATTAATCCATCTTTAAATTCTATTAAATCAGCCCCTTGTACCTTATTTGAGATAAGAAATACATGTTCACTAATTCCTTTTAAAAAAGAGGTCTTTGATTCTTCTAGAAAATTACACCTATTAAGTTCAATCGAGGCAAAGGGATAATAGTGATCGTAATGATCAAATTTATCATTAATAAATTGCTGCATAAATAAAGCTTTTTGATACGCAACAAACAATTTTCGTTCCTTTGTAAGTTCTGCTGATAAGCGATGATAAAAAAATTTATGGTTGGGTATGGTTGCATCAAAACGACAGTTAAAATCCTCATGCGTTTTTTTTCCCCATAGGATATTACTTAAACATAAGAAATTCTTACTGACATAAGTTACGCTGTCTAACTCAGTGGTGGATAGAAAAGAAAAAATAATTAGTTTGAGTGCGTCGGGAAGTGAATTAAAATTAGGCACTTTTGTCCTTCGTTGATATTTTTATAGATCTGATATTAATCGTTCCTGAAGGCTGTACTTTGGGATCTGGAGAGCCAGAAACTGGGAATATGATGAATCCAAAATTTACATCAAGATTCCGTGCAGCTTCCTCAATGGTTTTACACTCATAAGTATCAGAACGAGATACTGAGCTCCCTAAACATGTCCAATTTTGTTTTTTAGATAGATCTAAAACGACACGTCGATATTTGCCATCCGAAGGAATTTCAATAGGCATCCCGGTTAATGCAAAATTGGCATATTTCCTATTGACAGTTGTTGTTTGAAACCAAAAAACCAATTTACCACCCTTTAAATTTAAATCTTTTGTAGCCATATCAATTTCTAGGATGGCATTACTGATATCAATGGGGGTTTGAGGTCTAAACCATGTCAATAAATTTAAATCCCCTGCTCCTGGATAGGCATGATTTTTATCAAGCATCCAAGGTGATTTTAGTTGGTTATTCCCATCAATAATATTTGCATGTATGGTACAAGCATAAAGACCTAGCCAACTAATGGTACAATTGATGTGGTTTTTAGGAATTTGCGATTTATCAAGTAACGATAACATGGATTCCCATCCACCATCACCCTTCGAAAAATCATGCTCATAAAGCGTAGATGCATGCAATGAATAGTTAATTAAAACGATGCAAGCCATAGCTCTTATAAAGATAATGACTATCTTACAATGATTAAGCACCCTATTCTCCAAAATTCATTTAGACTTTTGAGCAACCCAAACCGTTGCTTCTCCACATGCTGGATCTCGAATGTTGTGTACAAGTACTTTAAAATGATTATCTGTAAGTATCTTGGCGTATTCTTCAGAAGAAAGAGAGGCATGATATAAATCATGTCCTCCATTATCACCCCAAACTTCACCGTATTCAGATCCAGATGTAAATATTAGCAAGCCATCTTGTCTCACTAAAGAAGCAAACAATTTCAATGTAATGCGTTGATCAGCATGAGATAAATGAAAAAAACTGTGCCAGGCGATGACAGCGTGAAAGTTCTCTTGCAAATTTAAAGTACGCATATCAGCGAAAAGCCATTTTCCGTCTGGAAATCGCTGCTTACATAAGTCAATCATTTTTCTACTTGCATCAACGCCCGTTACTTTATAACCTTGTTCAATTAAAAATCGAGCTATAGGCTCACCAGTACCACAGCCAACATCTAATATTTTGCCTTCTGATGGAACGTATCTTTGCAGTAGATTCAAATAAAACGTTTCCATAGTGAGTTCTTTATTACGATGACTATCAAACCAATCAATGATTTCATCATAAATAAGGTACATCTTGTCTTTATTTTTAGCTTTTACGTTGTGACTGTTCGTTGGCTTAATACGATATTTCAATTGCGCAAAACCACCACCCAAACATTTTGCTTCAAGAAGATCTAACTCAATATCATGTACCAATGACCCGAATAATGGGCGGCCAGAGCCTAATAAAACAGGGATGAGCGTTAGTGTTAACTCATTGATGAGATCAGCAGCAAGGAATTTCTGGATTGTAATCCCCCCATCAATATAAAGATGTTTAAACCCTTGTTTTGTTAAACGCCGAACTAACTCAACGGGTGTTTCTACAGATGTAGAAACATATGTTTTTAAATGCTCAGGAATTTTAATTGGATGGCTACTCATGACCACTACTGGAAGATCACCATAGGGCCAGCTATCAAATGATAATACTTTTTCAAAAGAATGCCTTCCCATGACCAAGCCATCGACTGTTGACATAAATGACTTATAGCCGCCATCTTCGCCAGCTGGTGCTAGAGTGTTAGCTTTCATCAACCAATCAATAGAACCATCATTCCTAGAAATAAATCCATCGAGGCTGGTAGCTATAAAAACCGAACATTTGGCCAACATAAACAGCCTTTTAATTAATTTAAATTTCGCTTGCATTGCTGCCTATAGCAACAAGGTAGTGTAAGGCGACTACAAATGGATTTTTATTGTACGTTAAAATAAATAGCTAATCCATTTGCAGAGAGTAGCTTATTTTTTATGGATGGTGTTTGTTCAGAAAAGTTAATTTTAGTCAGACCCTTATGTACTTCTTCCAGAAATCTTGTAGAATGACCAGCTTTTTAAATGATGACTATTTATTGCTCTCACTGAAAAAAATTTTATTTAAATTTCAAGACATATCGTTTCTTGCATAAGGGTAGTAACAATTGTTGTATCAAGGTGTCGCATGAAGGAAAAAAAAGAACAAGAAAATGACTTATTGATTCCAATTAATCTTGAGGAAAAACCTGAAGAAGACAGTGAAAAAAAACTCAAGGAAGAACTATCAGCCTTACGCATAATGCTTCAGACAGTAAGAATAGCAACCCCAATGGCGCTTTCTTTTACATTCACGGCCAGTGAAATAGCAACAGCCATGATGGTTGCTCGCATTTCGGAAGATGATCCCGACAGTTATCTTGCTGCTGCCACCTTAATTACAACGACCACAAATGTTTTAGCCTGTATCTCAATCGCCCCACTGTTTGCTATGAGTATTAGAGCCAGCAAAAAGCAGGGGAAACTCATCAATGAAGAAGCAGAGGTTGTGCAAGATCCCATTAAAATAGAAAGGTTAAGAAGCAAGATTGCAAATATCTTTAAAAGTGGCGTTGGAGTAAGTACGCTCATCATGCCATTACCTTTCTTGGGTATGTATTTTTCAAAATCTATTTTGATGGATTGGTTTGGACAAAATGAACATATTGCCGAGTTAACACAACAAAATCTTCGCGCCTATTCTTTTGCTTTGCCTGGCCTTATGTATCGAATTGCCGCTGAACAAATGATGTTTGCCTTTAATAAAACAACACCTGCCATGGCCATTGGACTTGGTAGTTTCGCTGTGGGGACAGGTCTTGCTTACTTTTTGACATTTGGACCACCCAAGCAAGGTTTAGCTGGCATTGGTTATGGCTATGTAGCCGAGTCTTATCTAACTTGTTTAGGTTTTTGTTTATATCTTGCAAAGAATAAGATTTTTAAGGACATTAACTTTTTTAACTTTTTAAAATTGGATAAGGATATTCTGCAACAGGCAAAAAAAATGCTCAAGTTGGGTTTGCCTATCACTTTACAAATGGGATTTGAGCTTTCTGCCGCTTTATTAATTGGCATGTTTTCAGGATGGCTTGGTCAAGATCAACTAGC harbors:
- a CDS encoding methyltransferase domain-containing protein; translated protein: MQAKFKLIKRLFMLAKCSVFIATSLDGFISRNDGSIDWLMKANTLAPAGEDGGYKSFMSTVDGLVMGRHSFEKVLSFDSWPYGDLPVVVMSSHPIKIPEHLKTYVSTSVETPVELVRRLTKQGFKHLYIDGGITIQKFLAADLINELTLTLIPVLLGSGRPLFGSLVHDIELDLLEAKCLGGGFAQLKYRIKPTNSHNVKAKNKDKMYLIYDEIIDWFDSHRNKELTMETFYLNLLQRYVPSEGKILDVGCGTGEPIARFLIEQGYKVTGVDASRKMIDLCKQRFPDGKWLFADMRTLNLQENFHAVIAWHSFFHLSHADQRITLKLFASLVRQDGLLIFTSGSEYGEVWGDNGGHDLYHASLSSEEYAKILTDNHFKVLVHNIRDPACGEATVWVAQKSK
- a CDS encoding MATE family efflux transporter, whose amino-acid sequence is MKEKKEQENDLLIPINLEEKPEEDSEKKLKEELSALRIMLQTVRIATPMALSFTFTASEIATAMMVARISEDDPDSYLAAATLITTTTNVLACISIAPLFAMSIRASKKQGKLINEEAEVVQDPIKIERLRSKIANIFKSGVGVSTLIMPLPFLGMYFSKSILMDWFGQNEHIAELTQQNLRAYSFALPGLMYRIAAEQMMFAFNKTTPAMAIGLGSFAVGTGLAYFLTFGPPKQGLAGIGYGYVAESYLTCLGFCLYLAKNKIFKDINFFNFLKLDKDILQQAKKMLKLGLPITLQMGFELSAALLIGMFSGWLGQDQLAAQNFATQLFIFAVIPSVALGQTVTQEVSRLIGQQEFRNAMRFARYGLLTSLGLVGTIAIPLAIKPEWLINTLSLSVGDKALQISKTLIPLAATQTVIDTAGYGMTQALRAANDSNIPTYSKISCLVFGILLAYALGLHTSLDIYGIEIGLLIGVALGSMILLPQWINGTNQTTMEKSHLGIIEAPKTESIYGRVKQLFFSKADKQTPSLPGYERIEGYDGP